The proteins below come from a single Triticum aestivum cultivar Chinese Spring chromosome 5D, IWGSC CS RefSeq v2.1, whole genome shotgun sequence genomic window:
- the LOC123123311 gene encoding protein NO VEIN has product MRGRGNPQMPPHGYDPRSAAFAAAWHGAASASDPAAAAMNPYPFAPNPQFGQDPFHLMLPHLLLQNQAALAAAFHHQQQFQQHQHQQQQYQQPPLPSPGYAQSPTTPNVQHRPPNPSPASAPPQQQQQQPLPPPRNPAALERAQAAATKARDELTHAGQGVTGWKVAQAALVALKADSWGSLGVQLHDVPVLRELFSIEGKVNTFIHCYVAARKIVSIHDLEVEICKNEGIGQFEELGLGPFLQHPLVAHYFFVPADLSKVPKLSSEEIISCLQKFIDNSKEKVTAESFLDHLAEQKSVSGKEKLGVRVQSLGLHISFLRQARRNEVAAIKHLGKTSGSRDSTCEKDLPKQTDFHSGKQELDKRFDDITSRIKQLPGINKHIRFDSAGDEVDDGSSSKDAVEESESEDSCYIVDRKDVDKSVSGCPYPSTAEEIKRLGLKSEQSKKPAIVSSKVKANEVNVHSRNKRKYEENGTPSSLCKQPNKRQKMQIKKKEVSPNCFLSTGKLEKFITTWKEACREHSVQQVLELIANYYTETPEEKRKMINFFSQYPGIGFLNVAVRSMACGLLDSIYDAIHVFSENKLSSSPIPNTTTEVMEIEPLSKENTKSIAKGANQPGPNVTADDVIRRITEYFESNSGVSRAGALKVENFMFLKTLHDCEIWVVTQFSAKQFTSLGHGTFLEFLGKHGDHFPPKLSSLLKRGNSNSSSLEVSVLRQQIEVLLCQAEGNWLEDGDFSGDSFLMLLKRQFPTISFDIAQFKSGEELKGSIERQRRSTHTNNITFSVSLLEKRWSGMSPGEHDTVGGQRNSSEQTYYSETVSSREATNCLLKAPMLSDLLLWSHWDMLFAPSLGSFIHWLLNAGPVQQLACIVTTDGRFIRVDPSATVDQFLEAIIQCSPFQVAVKLLSLLHIYNGSVNTPFSLLKCYAQRAIGIIMNNNKDPMNTSSDGKPFVTEGSHNLSAEQRDSSPHFVGHVQESSHLSSARNVMSDVLTNIDSTIHFVAKFFLDCLGHLPSEFRSLAADILLSGLRTVTKNCYSVILHEATETWQLCMLHDVGLSLGITEWVEDYREFCLAEGRAKTETHSSSGHTSAVSEGPTLENSNMLIPHDADMVNDSTKSFPGGKDQVLSMNNKENQNMLNPVGVKAETAFHTNQSPVRGEINLEEAALVIETIRRDEFGLDQALSCTENSLLTKQHARLGRALHCLSQELYSQDSHLLLELVQNADDNTYLEDVEPTLAFVLQDNGIVVLNNERGFSAENIRALCDIGNSTKKGANRGYIGNKGIGFKSVFRVTDAPEIHSNGFHVKFDITDGQIGFVLPTAVPPYSTSSLSRMLSVEDDKDACSRWNTCILLPFRSKFRDDTGMCSIASMFSDLHPSLLLFLNRLNCIKFKNVVNDTLLVMRRKALGDGIVRISHGNEIMSWLVVSKKLQGTLVRHDVHTTEIALAFTLQETEKGEYEPYLKQQPVFAFLPLRNYGLKFILQGDFVLPSSREEVDADNAWNQWLLSEFPSLFVSAQESFCSLPCFQSCPGKAVTAFMSFVPLAGEVHGFFCKLPHLILSKLRLNRCMVLEGSSSQWVYPCNTLRGWDEQTKMLFSDGLLHQHLGLGYLSKDIIIPDTLSRALGIHDHGPNVFIDMVSSICRTEGSIESLGMEWLCAWFVNLHLALSRSFQNIPSTTSLEGDLLCALRKLPCIPLSDGSFSSVADGPIWLPHDILGSTTDCKGSMKDFPILYGNLRFVSPLLFSVSCKNKYLIEEMRANDLTDILLKIGVRKLSGHEIIKNHILASLPNGTDAKKVDKMMMIEYVSFIMLHLQSPCTSCNFGKEEIMSELRSRPILLTNHGYKCPADEPIHFSKEYGSPVDIGKLLKNVEIRWIELDSGYLMNHGSDLLPSVLKSWRQFFEEMGVTDFVHVMKVEKNISQVDSLIAGRILQGGVSGTSCTVYDWESPELANILSSFSSKNCRENCIYLMEVLDSFWDDHYSAKAWCLTSGTSCDGNRTVESSFMKCIRSFKWIASTVDYDLHNATDLFYDCESVRSLLGGVAPYAVPQVSSGSLRNVIGFKTNVSHSDALMTLNLWMTSQVPFSASVDQMSKFYTFVSEGAADAKIDIKREFTSCSSIFTPLIRARSSEVVHGKFLSPKDLYWHDPTGCSETTEEFVLVKNRMFPRRMLCSTYPNLCEFFTEACGVPKVPTTADYVEMLLRLSKVALPSQVAHQVFRVFVRWATDIHSVSDKNDLVYVKDSLQKLETTILPTLVDKWVSLHPSFGLVCWSDDDELKQHFQNCIDVDFIQFGTLSSEDKQILYGRVAALMKSLGIPALSKVVHREAIFYGTADNREKATLLCGLLPYMQRYIYKTHRDAYINFQQNEIMKLSNLQIIVVEKLFHKYMLKGHESSSKKRFKCHCLLQGNILYATQEADSHSLFLETSRIFFDGSPDLHFANFLHMVKTMAISGTSAEQVESFVVNNQNVPALPEEEAVWSFSSSFVPEFVPDQGVDSKPVETSSACVLNIHKQHQRSDGTVSSWPPNNWRTAPDFRTSRRSQHGPLQDTKVNNDNWLPGPLQDTEVNDVELTNTEDNWFPVQLDEDWVIEEDTSLESNLHTESTVATLDEPQMVMSINADGAPAYLDLGTGSPSETEVMDFSDKMPNTSEGRERLRAAQLLKTGRVGEAVAYKHLVERLGAKNVRWVNADTETGLPYDIIITRGDNRIEYVEVKATTTSNKNWFYITAREWQFALEKGDDFSIARVMVSGEKMANIKMLKNPHKLCQKKMLHLALLIARR; this is encoded by the exons atgaGGGGCCGCGGCAACCCCCAGATGCCGCCGCACGGCTACGACCCGCGCagcgccgccttcgccgccgcgtGGCACGGCGCCGCCTCGGCCTCCGACCCCGCGGCCGCGGCCATGAACCCCTACCCCTTCGCCCCCAACCCCCAGTTCGGGCAGGACCCCTTCCATCTCATGCTCCCTCACCTCCTCCTCCAGAACCAGGCCGCCCTCGCCGCGGCCTTCCACCACCAGCAGCAGTTCCAGCAGCATCAGCATCAGCAGCAGCAGTACCAGCAGCCGCCGCTCCCCTCCCCCGGCTACGCCCAGAGCCCTACCACCCCCAACGTCCAGCACCGCCCGCCCAACCCCTCGCCCGCGTCGGCCccgcctcagcagcagcagcagcagccgctgccgccgccgcgcaaCCCCGCGGCCCTCGAGAGGGCGCAGGCGGCGGCGACCAAGGCGCGGGACGAGCTCACGCACGCGGGCCAGGGCGTCACCGGGTGGAAGGTGGCCCAGGCGGCGCTCGTGGCGCTCAAGGCGGACTCGTGGGGATCCCTCGGCGTCCAGCTCCACGACGTGCCCGTCCTGCGCGAACTCTTCAGCATCGAGGGCAAG GTGAACACATTCATCCATTGTTATGTTGCAGCAAGAAAAATCGTATCTATTCATGACCTGGAGGTTGAGATATGCAAGAACGAGGGTATTGGTCAGTTCgaagagctggggttggggccttTTCTTCAGCACCCACTTGTTGCACATTATTTTTTTGTACCTGCTGATTTATCCAAGGTGCCTAAGCTTAGTAGCGAGGAGATTATCAGTTGCCTGCAGAAGTTTATTGATAATTCTAAGGAGAAAGTCACAGCGGAAAGCTTCTTGGATCATCTCGCGGAACAAAAGTCGGTCTCTGGGAAGGAGAAACTTGGCGTGCGCGTACAGAGCTTGGG GTTGCACATTTCCTTTCTCCGACAGGCCAGAAGAAATGAAGTTGCTGCAATTAAACATCTAGGCAAGACCAGTGGTTCTCGTGATAGCACTTGTGAGAAGGATCTACCAAAACAGACAGACTTCCATTCGGGGAAGCAGGAGTTGGACAAGAGGTTCGATGATATAACTAGCCGTATAAAGCAATTACCAGGCATCAATAAACATATTCGTTTTGATTCAGCCGGTGATGAAGTTGATGACGGTAGTAGTTCGAAGGACGCCGTGGAGGAGAGTGAGAGCGAAGATAGCTGTTATATTGTTGACAGAAAGGATGTTGATAAAAGTGTCAGTGGCTGCCCATATCCTTCGACAGCAGAAGAAATTAAACGTCTTGGTTTGAAATCAGAACAGAGTAAAAAACCAGCTATTGTGAGCAGCAAGGTAAAAGCGAATGAAGTAAATGTCCATTCAAGAAACAAAAGGAAATATGAGGAAAATGGGACTCCTAGCTCTTTGTGCAAACAGCCCAATAAGCGgcaaaagatgcaaataaaaaagaaagaagtcTCGCCTAATTGCTTCCTAAGTACAGGTAAGCTGGAGAAATTCATAACAACCTGGAAAGAAGCATGCCGTGAACATTCAGTTCAACAG GTTTTGGAATTGATAGCAAATTACTATACAGAAACACCAGAAGAAAAGAGGAAAATGATAAATTTCTTCTCGCAATACCCAGGCATTGGCTTCCTAAATGTTGCA GTTAGATCTATGGCCTGTGGTCTGCTGGACAGTATTTATGATGCGATCCATGTCTTTAGTGAGAATAAATTGTCATCAAGTCCTATTCCTAACACCACAACGGAGGTTATGGAAATTGAGCCCCTGAGTAAAGAAAATACTAAATCCATTGCTAAAGGAGCCAATCAGCCTGGACcca ATGTCACAGCTGATGATGTCATCAGGAGAATTACTGAATATTTTGAGTCCAACAGTGGAGTGTCTAGAGCTGGGGCCTTGAAAGTGGAAAATTTTATGTTCCTGAAGACACTTCATGATTGTGAAATATGGGTAGTTACTCAATTTTCTGCCAAGCAATTTACTTCTCTTGGCCATGGGACTTTCCTTGAGTTTTTGGGAAAACATGGTGATCACTTCCCCCCTAAGTTGAGTAGTTTGTTGAAGCGGGGGAACTCTAATTCTTCGTCTCTGGAAGTTTCTGTACTGCGGCAACAAATTGAAGTCCTACTCTGCCAAGCCGAGGGTAACTGGCTAGAAGATGGTGACTTTTCAGGGGATAGTTTCCTTATGCTTCTCAAAAGGCAGTTCCCGACAATTAGTTTTGATATTGCACAATTCAAATCTGGGGAAGAACTTAAAGGTTCTATAGAGAGACAGAGAAGGAGCACACACACAAATAATATCACGTTTTCTGTCTCTCTGTTGGAGAAACGGTGGTCTGGAATGTCTCCAGGCGAGCATGATACTGTTGGTGGGCAGAGGAACAGTTCTGAACAAACTTATTATTCTGAAACCGTTTCTTCACGAGAAGCAACTAACTGTTTACTTAAGGCTCCAATGTTGTCAGATCTGCTTCTCTGGTCACATTGGGATATGTTGTTTGCTCCTTCACTGGGTTCCTTCATACACTGGCTGCTGAATGCAGGTCCAGTTCAACAGCTAGCTTGCATCGTGACCACAGATGGTAGATTTATAAGAGTAGATCCATCAGCCACGGTTGACCAATTTTTAGAAGCCATTATTCAATGCTCACCATTTCAAGTGGCAGTGAAGCTGCTTTCCTTGCTGCACATTTACAATGGTTCTGTGAATACTCCATTTTCCTTACTGAAGTGTTATGCACAACGAGCAATAGGTATCATAATGAACAACAACAAGGATCCAATGAACACTAGTTCTGATGGCAAACCATTTGTGACTGAGGGATCCCATAATCTAAGTGCTGAACAGCGTGACAGCTCTCCTCATTTTGTTGGCCATGTTCAAGAAAGCTCCCATCTGTCTTCTGCAAGAAATGTCATGTCTGATGTCTTAACAAACATTGACAGCACTATTCATTTTGTTGCCAAATTTTTCCTTGATTGTCTTGGTCATCTGCCTTCTGAATTCCGGAGTCTTGCAGCAGATATACTATTGTCCGGACTTCGGACAGTTACCAAAAATTGCTATTCAGTCATCTTACATGAAGCCACAGAAACTTGGCAGCTTTGCATGCTTCATGATGTTGGGTTGTCACTTGGAATTACCGAGTGGGTCGAAGATTATCGTGAATTCTGTTTAGCTGAAGGTCGTGCAAAGACAGAAACACATTCTTCTTCTGGGCATACATCAGCTGTATCTGAAGGACCTACACTTGAAAACTCTAACATGCTTATTCCTCATGATGCTGATATGGTGAATGACAGTACTAAATCATTTCCTGGCGGAAAGGATCAAGTCCTTTCTATGAATAATAAGGAAAACCAGAACATGTTAAATCCTGTTGGAGTCAAGGCAGAAACTGCATTTCATACAAACCAATCTCCCGTGAGGGGAGAAATTAATCTCGAGGAAGCAGCTCTAGTTATTGAGACTATACGACGTGATGAGTTTGGTTTGGATCAGGCTCTAAGCTGCACCGAGAATAGTTTGTTGACGAAGCAGCATGCTCGACTTGGCCGAGCACTGCATTGTCTTTCACAAGAATTATACTCTCAGGATTCTCACCTACTTCTTGAGCTG GTACAGAATGCTGACGATAATACTTATCTTGAGGATGTTGAACCCACATTAGCATTCGTTCTTCAGGATAATGGTATCGTTGTTCTCAACAACGAGAGGGGCTTTTCTGCTGAGAACATTAGAGCTCTTTGTGATATTGGTAACTCAACAAAGAAAGGAGCCAACAGGGGTTATATTGGAAATAAGGGCATTGGATTTAAATCAGTATTTCGG GTAACTGATGCTCCAGAGATCCATTCAAATGGTTTCCATGTGAAATTTGACATTACCGACGGCCAGATTGGTTTTGTATTGCCAACTGCAGTTCCACCCTACAGTACTAGCTCTTTGAGTAGAATGTTATCTGTTGAAGATGATAAGGACGCTTGTTCCCGCTGGAATACTTGCATTTTACTTCCCTTCAGATCTAAATTCAGGGATGACACTGGCATGTGCTCCATTGCATCCATGTTTTCAGATCTCCACCCATCTCTGCTTCTGTTCCTTAACCGACTGAATTGTATCAAGTTTAAGAATGTGGTGAATGACACACTGCTGGTTATGAGAAGGAAGGCTCTTGGTGATGGCATTGTGAGGATCTCACATGGGAATGAGATAATGAGTTGGTTGGTAGTTAGTAAGAAGTTACAGGGCACACTTGTACGCCATGATGTGCACACTACAGAGATAGCTCTGGCATTTACTTTGCAGGAGACTGAGAAAGGAGAGTATGAACCTTACTTGAAGCAACAGCCTGTGTTCGCTTTTCTACCTCTAAGGAACTATGGTCTTAAATTCATTCTTCAAGGGGATTTTGTTTTACCTTCTTCCAGAGAGGAAGTGGATGCAGATAATGCATGGAACCAGTGGTTGCTATCCGAATTCCCCTCTTTGTTTGTCAGTGCACAAGAATCCTTTTGTTCCCTTCCCTGCTTCCAGAGTTGCCCTGGAAAGGCTGTTACAGCATTCATGAGTTTTGTTCCTCTAGCAGGAGAAGTTCATGGATTCTTTTGCAAGCTCCCTCACTTAATCCTTTCCAAGTTACGTCTGAATAGGTGCATGGTTTTGGAGGGTTCTAGTTCGCAATGGGTCTATCCATGCAACACATTAAGGGGTTGGGATGAACAGACTAAAATGCTGTTTTCTGATGGCTTACTTCATCAGCATCTTGGTCTTGGTTATCTGTCAAAAGATATCATCATACCTGATACATTATCAAGGGCCCTAGGTATTCACGATCATGGACCAAATGTTTTTATTGATATGGTATCATCAATTTGCCGAACTGAGGGTTCCATTGAGTCACTGGGGATGGAGTGGCTATGTGCTTGGTTTGTAAATCTTCATTTGGCGCTGTCACGTTCTTTTCAAAATATTCCCTCGACAACAAGTCTGGAAGGTGATCTTTTATGTGCTCTCAGGAAATTACCATGCATTCCGCTTTCAGATGGTTCATTTAGTTCTGTAGCAGATGGCCCTATATGGTTGCCTCATGATATTCTCGGTTCCACAACTGACTGCAAAGGTAGCATGAAGGATTTCCCAATTCTGTATGGTAACCTTCGATTTGTTAGTCCATTGCTTTTCTCTGTGTCCTGTAAAAATAAATACCTTATAGAAGAAATGAGAGCTAACGATCTGACGGATATTCTTCTGAAAATCGGGGTGCGAAAGTTGTCTGGACATGAAATTATCAAAAATCACATCCTCGCATCCTTGCCAAATGGTACAGATGCTAAGAAGGTTGATAAGATGATGATGATAGAGTATGTGAGTTTTATCATGCTCCATCTTCAGTCTCCATGTACAAGCTGTAATTTTGGGAAGGAAGAGATAATGTCAGAACTACGAAGTAGACCCATCTTACTTACAAACCATGGCTACAAGTGCCCAGCTGATGAACCAATTCACTTTAGTAAAGAATATGGAAGTCCTGTGGACATAGGCAAGCTACTTAAGAATGTTGAAATCAGATGGATAGAACTTGATAGTGGTTACTTGATGAATCATGGTTCAGATTTGCTGCCATCTGTGCTGAAAAGTTGGAGGCAATTTTTTGAGGAGATGGGTGTGACTGATTTTGTGCATGTAATGAAAGTTGAGAAAAACATATCCCAAGTTGATTCTTTGATAGCAGGAAGAATATTGCAAGGTGGTGTTTCTGGAACATCCTGTACAGTGTATGACTGGGAGTCACCAGAACTGGCTAACATTTTATCATCATTTTCTTCAAAAAATTGCCGAGAAAATTGCATATATCTTATGGAGGTTCTTGACAGTTTCTGGGATGATCATTATAGTGCAAAAGCTTGGTGTCTCACAAGCGGGACCAGTTGTGATGGGAACAGAACAGTCGAGTCATCCTTTATGAAATGTATCAGAAGCTTCAAATGGATAGCGTCAACTGTGGATTATGACCTTCATAATGCAACGGATTTGTTTTATGATTGTGAAAGCGTGCGTTCCCTGCTTGGTGGTGTGGCCCCATATGCTGTACCTCAG GTATCCAGCGGGTCACTAAGGAATGTTATTGGATTCAAAACAAATGTATCCCACAGTGACGCTTTAATGACCCTGAACTTATGGATGACATCACAAGTTCCATTCAGCGCAAG TGTGGACCAGATGAGCAAATTCTATACCTTTGTGTCAGAAGGTGCAGCTGATGCAAAGATTGACATCAAACGGGAGTTCACGTCATGCTCATCTATATTTACACCACTAATCCGTGCTCGATCCAGTGAGGTCGTCCATGGTAAATTTTTATCCCCAAAAGACCTCTATTGGCATGACCCAACAGGTTGTTCTGAAACGACAGAGGAATTCGTTTTGGTGAAGAATAGGATGTTCCCAAGAAGGATGCTGTGCTCAACCTATCCAAACCTTTGTGAATTCTTTACGGAAGCATGTGGTGTACCAAAAGTTCCAACAACAGCTGATTATGTAGAGATGCTCTTACGGCTATCTAAAGTTGCACTGCCTTCACAAGTAGCCCATCAG GTCTTCCGTGTATTTGTGAGATGGGCTACCGATATCCATTCTGTGAGTGACAAGAACGATCTAGTTTATGTGAAAGATTCTCTTCAGAAGCTGGAGACAACGATATTGCCAACCCTGGTTGATAAATGGGTCTCTCTCCATCCATCTTTTGGCCTTGTTTGCTGGTCAGATGATGATGAGTTGAAACAACACTTTCAGAACTGTATTGATGTTGACTTCATACAATTTGGTACACTTTCTTCTGAGGACAAGCAAATCTTATATGGAAGAGTTGCTGCACTGATGAAAAGCCTAGGTATCCCAGCGCTATCCAAG GTTGTGCATCGTGAAGCAATATTCTATGGCACGGCTGACAACAGGGAAAAGGCTACTTTGCTTTGTGGACTGTTACCATATATGCAACGCTACATCTATAAGACGCATAGAGATGCATATATCAACTTTCAGCAAAATGAGATCATGAAGCTTAGCAATCTTCAGATTATTGTTGTTGAAAAGTTGTTCCACAAGTATATGCTTAAAGGACATGAGAGTTCTTCTAAGAAAAGATTCAAATGCCATTGTCTTCTGCAG GGAAATATTCTGTATGCTACGCAAGAAGCTGATTCACATTCATTGTTTCTGGAAACTTCTAGAATTTTCTTTGATGGATCCCCTGATCTGCACTTTGCGAATTTTCTGCACATGGTCAAAACCATGGCCATATCTGGCACCTCAGCTGAACAGGTTGAGTCTTTTGTCGTTAATAATCAGAATGTGCCTGCGTTGCCTGAAGAGGAAGCGGTTTGGTCCTTTTCTTCCTCGTTTGTGCCAGAGTTTGTACCCGACCAAGGTGTTGATTCCAAACCGGTTGAAACCTCATCTGCCTGTGTTCTCAATATTCACAAACAACATCAGAGGTCAGACGGAACTGTTTCAAGTTGGCCACCTAATAATTGGAGAACAGCTCCTGATTTTAGAACATCCCGCAGAAGTCAGCATGGACCCCTGCAAGATACAAAGGTGAATAATGATAATTGGCTTCCTGGACCCCTGCAAGATACAGAGGTGAATGATGTTGAGCTCACAAATACAGAAGATAATTGGTTTCCTGTTCAGCTCGACGAGGATTGGGTTATAGAAGAGGATACGAGTCTAGAAAGTAACTTACACACAGAAAGCACAGTGGCAACATTGGACGAGCCTCAGATGGTGATGTCCATTAACGCGGACGGTGCACCTGCTTATTTGGACCTGGGGACCGGTTCACCTAGCGAGACTGAGGTAATGGATTTCAGTGACAAAATGCCCAATACTTCAGAAGGCAGGGAAAGGCTCCGCGCAGCCCAGTTACTAAAAACTGGCAGGGTTGGTGAAGCTGTAGCCTACAAACATTTGGTTGAGCGGCTAGGGGCCAAGAACGTCAGGTGGGTGAATGCAGACACTGAAACCGGACTGCCCTATGATATTATCATCACCCGCGGAGATAATCGGATAGAGTATGTGGAGGTGAAGGCAACCACAACTTCAAACAAAAACTGGTTCTACATCACAGCGAGGGAATGGCAGTTTGCACTGGAAAAGGGGGATGATTTTAGCATCGCCCGTGTCATGGTGTCTGGCGAAAAGATGGCAAATATTAAAATGTTGAAAAACCCACACAAGCTTTGTCAGAAGAAAATGTTGCATCTTGCTCTCTTGATTGCCCGCCGGTAG